One genomic segment of Microtus ochrogaster isolate Prairie Vole_2 linkage group LG8, MicOch1.0, whole genome shotgun sequence includes these proteins:
- the Manbal gene encoding protein MANBAL yields MASDLDFSPPEVPEPTFLENLLRYGLFLGAIFQLICVLAIIVPIPKSHDTEAEQSEARGAEVLKKPKAAVPSANKRPKKETKKKR; encoded by the exons ATGGCCTCTGACCTGGACTTCTCGCCTCCTGAGGTGCCCGAGCCCACCTTCCTAGAGAACCTACTGCGGTACGGACTCTTCCTGGGAGCCATCTTCCAGCTCATCTGTGTCTTGGCCATCATCGTACCCATTCCCAAGTCCCACGACACG GAGGCGGAGCAGTCCGAGGCCAGAGGTGCAGAGGTACTGAAGAAGCCCAAGGCTGCTGTTCCTTCCGCCAACAAGAGGCCAAAGAAGGAGACGAAGAAGAAGCGGTAG